Within Winogradskyella helgolandensis, the genomic segment AATTTCAATAAGCCTTCACTTAAGTTTTTGAATGAAATAATTCCAGCTTCAATTGGTAATTCTATTAAGTTTTGTTGTCTCATCATATAGGCATAACACAAAATCTGAAACGATTTACTGTACTTATCATAATCTGTAGTTAGGTCTTCCCAATTAACAATTTCAACTTTATTTTGTTCCACCTTACCAGATTTATAATCGATAACTCTAGTCATGCCATTAAAGCTATCAATTCTGTCTACTTTTCCTTTTAACTTAATTGGAAAATCTAAGCCCTCTATTTTAATATCAATGGATTCATCCGCTTCAATAGAAAGGATTTTAATTTCGTTTCCTTGTTTAAGACTCTCTAGTTCTAAGTTTAAGAAATTTGAAATGTAGCGTTGCGCAATTTCAAAAATGATAAGATTTTTACCCTGAGAGAAGCCACCTTTGTTGTAAAGTTCTTCAAAATGCTTTGTTACCATGCCTTTTATTTGACTTTTAAAGCCTTTTATATGCTCAACAGTTAAAATTGAGCCTTCTAATGGCTTGTAAAAATCTTCTAAAGAGTTATGAATTACAGAGCCTAAAGTATTCGCTGCAATGTTCTCTTCGACATCTTCAAATTCTTTAATTCCTAAAATTTTATCGTAATAAAAATCTATAGGGTTTCTAATATAATTGGTCAATGACGACGGAGAATAGCCTTTACCAGACAAGACCTTTATTTGATCAACGACTGAAGGTGTTTTAATAATTTCAGTTAATTTTTGTTCTATAATCGGAACATCTGGAGATACAATACTTGTTTTTATATCATGAATACCTTCAATCTCCATTTGTGTTAAAAAGCGACTCTTTTCACCACCTTTTAAGGCATCAATTTCTGTGTTGTATAAAATGTATACGTTTTTAGCACGTTGTAAAAGTCTGTAAAAATGATAAGTGTAAACAGCATCCTTTTCTTTAAAGGTTGGTAACTTATTTTCAATTTTTACATCGAACGGAATAAAAGAATTATTGGTTTTTCCCGAAGGCAAAATACCTTCATTTACAGAACTTATAATCACTGTTTCAAAATCCAGAACTCGCGATTCTAACATGCCCATTATTTGAAGACCTTCTAAAGGTTCTCCCTTAAAATCTAAGGTTTCAGAACTTAATAATTCTTTGTAGATGGACTGTAAAGCGACTATCGAACGAAGGTATTTGTAGGTGATATTTAATTCTGATAATTGATTAAATAAAGTATTAAAACGATACAAGTATTCTAATTCTAAACTGTGATTTTGCTTGTTGTCCTCAAAATTTGCTTTCATTCTTAAAATCAGCTCAGAACAATTATTTAGTGCCATTTCTGGGTTATCATCCCAAGATTTAAAAAGTAATGCTATCAGTTCTTTATGGGACTTAGTGAGTTGTTTAAGTTCATCTACACTAACATAAACGGTATTGTTTTTTTGAATATGAACTACAATGTCGTTTGATACATTGGCATCTTCAGTTTCAAACAAAGGATAAATGGATGGATGAGACAATAAACCTATAACATCCTTATAATAAAATTGCTTCGGATTGTTTTTATGAACATTAAACAGTTGCTCAAAAAATGAAGCCAAAGGCACAAACTGTAATGGCAAACCCATGGTAACATTGAGTTTGGTTATGTTTTTAGGAATTGAATTTAATACCGGAAGTAATAAATGCTCTTCTCCTAATACAACAGCAATACTAGATAAATTAGTCTCTTTTTCTGTTAACTCCTCTAAGAGTTGTCCTATATATTTAGCTTGCCCAACTAATTTAGGAATTCCAATAGCTTGAATATGCTTTGGCTCACTATAATAATCAGTGACCCAATTAAAAGGTTGTGTTTGAAAGTAATTCCATTGTTTTCTATGCTGCCTTGTAAACCAACCTGCATCATGTACGTTATCATTAATAAATGCTTTATCGATATCCCAATATATGTGAGCCAAATCGTTTTTTAATAAACCTTGAATAATTTGAGACTCTGCCGTATTTAACGCATTAAAGCCCATAAAGACATGCATCTTCCCTTTACTGCTGTACATATAAGACTCTAGGTTTTCTACAGCTTCTCTGTAAATTAATCCTTGATAGCCTTGCTTGGATTGAATTAAGTTATCAGTAAACGCCTTATAGTAATTTTTAAGCTGTTTCCAGAACTTTAAATGATTTTTAACAAGATCTGTTTGATTAGGATCTAACGACCAATGGTGAAGCTCTTTTATCGCATTTAAGTAATCAAAGATGTGTTCTTGAGGTATAAGGTAACGATCAATTTCGTTAAAATCTTGTAATAAGATTTGAGCCCATTTAGAAAACGATTCAAAAGACTCTTGTTCTTCATCTGCTGTTAAA encodes:
- a CDS encoding PD-(D/E)XK nuclease family protein, which translates into the protein MISFIKSVLVDLQKQGLKLEDLYFILPSKRAGVFLKHHLSTLIDQPIFAPHILSSEEFVEELSGLQNLPNTDLLFRLYETYKALTADEEQESFESFSKWAQILLQDFNEIDRYLIPQEHIFDYLNAIKELHHWSLDPNQTDLVKNHLKFWKQLKNYYKAFTDNLIQSKQGYQGLIYREAVENLESYMYSSKGKMHVFMGFNALNTAESQIIQGLLKNDLAHIYWDIDKAFINDNVHDAGWFTRQHRKQWNYFQTQPFNWVTDYYSEPKHIQAIGIPKLVGQAKYIGQLLEELTEKETNLSSIAVVLGEEHLLLPVLNSIPKNITKLNVTMGLPLQFVPLASFFEQLFNVHKNNPKQFYYKDVIGLLSHPSIYPLFETEDANVSNDIVVHIQKNNTVYVSVDELKQLTKSHKELIALLFKSWDDNPEMALNNCSELILRMKANFEDNKQNHSLELEYLYRFNTLFNQLSELNITYKYLRSIVALQSIYKELLSSETLDFKGEPLEGLQIMGMLESRVLDFETVIISSVNEGILPSGKTNNSFIPFDVKIENKLPTFKEKDAVYTYHFYRLLQRAKNVYILYNTEIDALKGGEKSRFLTQMEIEGIHDIKTSIVSPDVPIIEQKLTEIIKTPSVVDQIKVLSGKGYSPSSLTNYIRNPIDFYYDKILGIKEFEDVEENIAANTLGSVIHNSLEDFYKPLEGSILTVEHIKGFKSQIKGMVTKHFEELYNKGGFSQGKNLIIFEIAQRYISNFLNLELESLKQGNEIKILSIEADESIDIKIEGLDFPIKLKGKVDRIDSFNGMTRVIDYKSGKVEQNKVEIVNWEDLTTDYDKYSKSFQILCYAYMMRQQNLIELPIEAGIISFKNLSEGLLKFGKKSSSHARTKDQLITNETLDDFEIELKKLISEICNPKLNFTEKELD